The following coding sequences are from one Granulicella arctica window:
- a CDS encoding Orn/Lys/Arg decarboxylase N-terminal domain-containing protein, which yields MSEGRWVLLIASEVGGTDSVSDRAMERLVDAIKLEGYEVVRTSTPEDGLSLVTSDPSYSAILLDWDLEGENQLDELAALKILRAVRRRNKKIPIFLIADRTLVSELPLEVVKQVHEYIHLFGDTPAFIANRVDFAVDRYHEQLLPPYFRELKKYNDQGAYSWDAPGHMGGVAFLKHPIGMEFHKFFGENIMRSDLGISTAPLGSWLDHIGPPGESERNAARIFGADWTFYVLGGSSTSNQIIGHGVIAQDDIVLADANCHKSICHSLTVTGARPVYMKPTRNGYGMIGLVPLKRFHPDFIQGLIEKSPLTVGARSQVPTYAVVTNSTYDGLCYDVNRVVTELAKSVPRIHFDEAWYAYAKFHEIYQGRYAMGVPDDMPERPAIFAVQSTHKMLAAFSMGSMIHVKLSPRAQLDFDQFNEAFMMHGTTSPFYPLIASLDVAAAMMDEPAGPTLMSETLQDAISFRKAMSSIGHRLRAAEQGWFFRLYQPEYVFDPLDGKTYLIEEAADGLLTNRSSAWTLKAGEEWHGFQDEDIADDYCMLDPTKVTILTPGVDARGVVGDWGIPAAILTEFLDGRRVEIARTGDYTVLVLFSVGTSKGKWGALLENLFEFKRLYDSEAPLEEAMPELVAKYPARYRNVSLKELSDEMHAAMRQLNLSGLVNDACDEDFDPVLTPAQTYQKLLRNETEKIRFSDMAGRIAAVMLVPYPPGIPMSMPGERLGGPESPVIKLILAMEEFSKRFPGFEREVHGIELDAEGNYWMRSVIETPNGKKKNGNGKNRPPSSAPPVKKRKRAQAVPPLSEPPHGLQSER from the coding sequence ATGAGCGAAGGGCGTTGGGTTCTGTTGATTGCGAGTGAGGTGGGTGGCACGGATTCGGTATCGGATCGGGCCATGGAGCGATTAGTCGATGCGATTAAGTTGGAGGGGTATGAGGTAGTCCGGACGTCGACGCCGGAGGATGGGCTTTCTCTGGTGACATCCGACCCATCGTATAGCGCGATCTTGCTGGATTGGGACCTTGAAGGGGAGAACCAGCTCGACGAGCTCGCTGCGTTGAAGATTCTGCGCGCTGTGCGTCGCCGCAATAAGAAGATTCCGATATTTTTGATCGCTGACCGGACGCTGGTCTCGGAGCTGCCGCTTGAGGTGGTTAAGCAAGTGCATGAGTACATTCACCTGTTCGGGGATACGCCTGCGTTTATTGCGAACCGTGTGGACTTCGCTGTCGATCGCTATCACGAGCAGTTGCTGCCGCCGTATTTTCGTGAGTTGAAGAAGTACAACGATCAGGGTGCGTACTCGTGGGATGCGCCGGGACACATGGGCGGCGTCGCGTTTTTGAAGCATCCGATCGGTATGGAGTTCCATAAGTTTTTCGGCGAGAACATTATGCGGTCGGACCTGGGTATTTCGACGGCGCCGCTGGGCTCGTGGCTGGACCATATTGGACCTCCGGGCGAGTCGGAGCGGAATGCTGCGCGGATCTTTGGCGCGGACTGGACGTTCTATGTGCTGGGAGGGTCGTCGACGTCGAACCAGATTATCGGGCATGGTGTGATCGCGCAGGACGATATCGTACTGGCGGATGCGAACTGCCACAAGTCGATCTGCCACTCGCTGACGGTGACGGGGGCGCGTCCGGTGTATATGAAGCCGACGCGCAACGGTTACGGCATGATCGGATTGGTGCCGCTGAAGCGGTTTCATCCGGATTTTATCCAGGGGCTGATTGAGAAAAGTCCGCTGACGGTGGGGGCGCGGTCGCAGGTGCCGACGTATGCGGTCGTCACCAACTCGACGTATGACGGTCTTTGTTACGACGTGAACCGTGTGGTGACGGAGCTGGCGAAGAGTGTGCCGCGGATTCACTTCGATGAGGCGTGGTACGCCTATGCGAAGTTCCATGAGATCTATCAGGGACGGTATGCGATGGGCGTGCCGGACGATATGCCGGAGCGGCCGGCGATCTTCGCGGTGCAGTCCACGCACAAGATGCTGGCGGCGTTCTCGATGGGCTCGATGATTCATGTGAAGCTGAGTCCGCGGGCTCAGTTGGACTTCGATCAGTTCAATGAGGCGTTCATGATGCATGGGACGACCTCGCCGTTCTATCCGCTGATTGCTTCGCTGGACGTGGCGGCGGCGATGATGGATGAGCCTGCGGGTCCGACGCTGATGAGTGAGACGTTGCAGGATGCGATCAGCTTCCGCAAGGCGATGTCTTCGATTGGTCATCGTCTGCGGGCGGCGGAGCAGGGGTGGTTCTTCCGGCTGTATCAGCCGGAGTATGTCTTCGATCCATTGGATGGAAAGACGTATTTGATCGAAGAGGCGGCGGACGGTTTGCTGACGAATCGGTCGAGCGCGTGGACGTTGAAGGCCGGCGAGGAGTGGCACGGTTTTCAGGACGAGGATATCGCCGATGACTATTGCATGCTGGACCCAACGAAGGTGACGATTTTGACGCCGGGTGTGGATGCACGTGGCGTGGTGGGCGATTGGGGGATTCCGGCGGCGATTCTGACAGAGTTTCTGGACGGACGTCGCGTGGAGATTGCGCGCACGGGCGACTATACGGTTTTGGTGTTGTTCTCGGTGGGAACGTCGAAGGGCAAGTGGGGCGCGCTGCTCGAGAACCTGTTCGAGTTCAAGCGGCTGTATGACTCGGAGGCTCCGCTGGAAGAGGCGATGCCGGAGCTGGTTGCGAAGTATCCGGCTCGTTATCGGAATGTGTCGCTGAAGGAGTTGTCCGACGAGATGCATGCGGCTATGCGTCAGCTCAACCTTTCGGGGCTCGTCAACGATGCTTGCGATGAGGACTTTGATCCGGTGCTGACGCCGGCGCAGACGTATCAGAAGTTGCTGCGGAATGAGACGGAGAAGATTCGCTTCAGCGATATGGCTGGCCGGATCGCGGCGGTGATGCTGGTGCCGTATCCGCCGGGTATTCCGATGTCGATGCCGGGTGAGCGCCTGGGTGGACCAGAGAGTCCGGTGATCAAGCTCATTCTTGCGATGGAGGAGTTCAGCAAGAGGTTTCCGGGCTTCGAGCGCGAGGTGCATGGTATCGAGCTCGATGCCGAGGGGAACTACTGGATGCGCAGCGTGATTGAAACGCCGAACGGCAAGAAGAAGAACGGCAACGGGAAGAATCGTCCGCCGAGTTCGGCACCGCCGGTGAAGAAGCGGAAGCGCGCTCAGGCGGTTCCGCCGCTGAGCGAGCCGCCGCATGGGCTACAGTCGGAGCGGTAG
- a CDS encoding acetamidase/formamidase family protein has product MLYTRMSPSGRLPALRVLTLLALVAPLGANSVAQTTQTLLATPSTVAWGYYWAKAKPALTVHSGDTVVIQTLSTCGPPERLEALGVKAADIPAYTGEIYAKVPKEDRGPGGHILTGPIAIAEAEPGDILEVRIQKIQIDVPFACNSFGPGRGFLPNDFPYGRTKIIPLDRTAMTGDFAPGITLPLHPFFGSMGIAPPEGAGRYNSAPPWMHAGNMDNKELVAGTTLFLPVHAPGALFEAGDGHAGQGNGEVDITALETYLTGTFQFIVHKGSLSDPHRLLWPRAETPTQYIAMGFDEDLKLATEMAVHNMITFLSEQNPDHPHLSREDAYSLISVACDVDITQLVDTKSGVHVMCPKNIFSK; this is encoded by the coding sequence ATGCTATACACACGTATGTCCCCCTCAGGCCGTCTCCCAGCTCTCCGCGTCCTTACGCTGCTCGCCTTGGTAGCCCCTCTGGGGGCCAACTCAGTAGCCCAAACCACCCAGACCCTCCTCGCCACCCCCTCCACCGTCGCCTGGGGCTATTACTGGGCCAAAGCGAAGCCTGCCCTCACCGTTCACTCCGGCGACACCGTCGTCATCCAAACCCTCTCCACCTGTGGACCACCCGAGCGCCTCGAAGCCCTCGGCGTCAAGGCCGCCGACATCCCCGCCTACACCGGAGAAATCTACGCCAAGGTCCCCAAAGAGGACCGCGGCCCCGGCGGCCACATCCTCACTGGACCCATCGCCATCGCCGAAGCGGAACCCGGCGACATCCTCGAGGTCCGCATCCAGAAGATTCAGATCGACGTCCCCTTCGCCTGCAACTCCTTCGGTCCCGGTCGCGGCTTCCTCCCCAATGACTTCCCCTATGGCCGCACCAAGATCATTCCGCTCGACCGCACCGCCATGACCGGAGACTTCGCTCCCGGCATCACCCTCCCCCTCCATCCCTTCTTCGGCAGCATGGGCATCGCCCCGCCGGAAGGCGCAGGCCGTTACAACTCCGCTCCGCCCTGGATGCACGCCGGCAACATGGACAACAAGGAGCTCGTCGCCGGAACAACGCTCTTCCTCCCCGTCCACGCCCCCGGAGCCCTCTTCGAAGCTGGCGACGGACACGCCGGTCAGGGTAACGGCGAGGTCGACATCACCGCCCTCGAAACCTACCTCACCGGCACCTTCCAGTTCATCGTCCACAAAGGCTCGCTCTCCGATCCCCACCGGCTCCTCTGGCCCCGCGCCGAAACCCCCACCCAGTACATTGCCATGGGCTTCGACGAAGACCTGAAGCTCGCCACCGAGATGGCCGTCCACAACATGATCACGTTCCTCTCCGAGCAGAACCCCGACCACCCGCACCTCTCTCGCGAGGACGCCTACTCCCTCATCTCCGTCGCCTGCGACGTCGACATCACACAACTCGTCGACACCAAAAGCGGCGTTCATGTCATGTGCCCGAAAAATATCTTTTCAAAATGA